Proteins encoded in a region of the Mariprofundus ferrinatatus genome:
- the thrC gene encoding threonine synthase translates to MSESIVRALKCRECGQEYPIEPTHVCEFCFGPLEVAYDYHKLEGKFTRELIESRPQTMWRYKELLPIDGEPTVGAQNGFTPLVRARNLEKALGVKELYIKNDSVCYPTLSFKDRVVSVALSKAVEFGFKTVACASTGNLAGSVAANAAAAGLESYVFIPHDLEQGKVLGAGIFGTNIIGIKGKYDDVNRLCSEVAGKYGWAFVNVNVRPFYAEGSKSLAYEMMEQLGWKAPKHVVVPMASGSLCTKVDKAIKEFIKLGLIEDNGTAVYGAQATGCSPIAKSVKDGTDMIHPVHADTIAKSLAIGNPADGYYANRVINESGGWAEDISDEEVIAAMKLLAETEGIFAETAGGVTLGCAKKMIESGKLPRDESIVLCITGNGLKTQEAVVDAITKPRIINASLKEFDVLADADGVAGA, encoded by the coding sequence ATGAGTGAAAGTATCGTTCGTGCGCTGAAGTGTCGTGAATGTGGCCAGGAATATCCGATTGAGCCGACGCATGTATGTGAGTTCTGCTTCGGGCCGCTGGAAGTGGCCTACGACTACCACAAGCTGGAGGGTAAATTCACCCGCGAGCTGATCGAGTCGCGTCCGCAGACCATGTGGCGTTATAAAGAGCTGCTGCCGATCGATGGCGAGCCAACCGTGGGTGCCCAGAACGGCTTCACCCCGCTGGTACGCGCCAGAAACCTTGAGAAGGCTCTTGGCGTCAAGGAGCTCTATATCAAGAACGATTCCGTCTGTTATCCGACCCTCTCCTTCAAGGACCGCGTAGTATCCGTGGCGCTCTCCAAGGCGGTCGAGTTCGGCTTCAAAACCGTGGCATGTGCCTCTACCGGCAATCTGGCCGGATCAGTTGCTGCCAATGCTGCGGCGGCAGGTTTGGAGTCTTATGTCTTTATCCCTCACGATCTCGAGCAGGGCAAGGTGCTCGGTGCGGGCATTTTCGGCACCAATATCATTGGCATCAAAGGCAAGTACGACGATGTAAACCGTCTCTGCTCCGAAGTGGCCGGCAAATACGGCTGGGCCTTCGTAAATGTGAATGTGCGCCCCTTCTATGCCGAAGGCTCCAAGTCGCTCGCCTATGAAATGATGGAGCAGCTGGGCTGGAAGGCGCCGAAGCATGTGGTTGTGCCGATGGCGTCAGGATCCCTCTGCACCAAGGTGGACAAGGCGATCAAGGAGTTCATCAAGCTCGGCCTGATCGAAGATAACGGTACTGCTGTTTACGGCGCGCAGGCGACCGGCTGTTCGCCGATTGCCAAGTCTGTCAAGGATGGCACCGACATGATTCATCCTGTGCATGCAGATACCATCGCCAAGTCTCTGGCAATCGGTAACCCTGCCGACGGTTATTATGCCAACCGCGTGATCAATGAGTCCGGTGGCTGGGCAGAGGACATCTCCGATGAGGAGGTGATCGCTGCCATGAAGCTGCTGGCCGAGACCGAGGGTATTTTTGCTGAGACCGCAGGCGGCGTGACATTGGGTTGCGCCAAGAAGATGATTGAGTCCGGCAAGTTGCCACGTGACGAGTCGATTGTACTCTGCATTACCGGAAACGGCCTGAAGACTCAGGAAGCGGTGGTGGATGCAATTACCAAACCGCGTATTATCAATGCCAGTCTGAAAGAGTTCGACGTTCTGGCCGATGCAGACGGCGTTGCCGGCGCATAA
- a CDS encoding ubiquitin-like small modifier protein 1 translates to MSVTVRIPTPLRKLTGGADEVSVDGANVGDVIENLEAAHPGLKERLCDDAGEIRRFVNVYVNDEDVRFLDGRGTALKDGDEVSIVPAIAGGC, encoded by the coding sequence ATGAGTGTAACCGTACGTATTCCAACCCCGCTGCGTAAGCTGACCGGCGGAGCCGATGAAGTATCCGTGGATGGTGCAAATGTTGGCGATGTCATTGAAAACCTTGAAGCGGCACATCCGGGCCTGAAAGAGCGTCTCTGCGACGATGCCGGCGAAATCCGTCGTTTCGTGAACGTCTACGTGAACGACGAAGATGTTCGCTTTCTTGATGGCCGCGGTACCGCGCTGAAAGATGGAGATGAGGTCTCTATCGTTCCTGCGATTGCTGGCGGCTGCTGA
- a CDS encoding NIL domain-containing protein yields MKFRVYLTFNAETVREPIIWKLGREFDLITNIRTAEVKDHMGLVGLELDGDDDVIDAAVKWLGEQGVHVEPIEQNIIEG; encoded by the coding sequence ATGAAATTCCGCGTTTATCTGACTTTTAACGCGGAGACCGTTCGCGAACCGATTATATGGAAGCTGGGCAGAGAGTTCGACCTGATCACCAATATTCGCACTGCCGAGGTGAAGGATCACATGGGCCTTGTCGGCCTTGAGCTGGATGGCGATGACGATGTGATTGATGCTGCTGTGAAATGGCTTGGCGAGCAGGGCGTTCACGTTGAGCCGATTGAACAGAATATCATTGAAGGGTGA